The Macaca nemestrina isolate mMacNem1 chromosome 6, mMacNem.hap1, whole genome shotgun sequence genome window below encodes:
- the LOC105467164 gene encoding protein Shroom1 isoform X1: MERNGTGTGHKSPWWESKSWKRFGNGGLGEELIKGRVTQQVGGTRPWQLCFLGWARRGKLVAVRQLRARPGPPYRGRCQAPRDPAPSASRVLRMRWRPVGGRGSRPPNPSLRFLRPRARGHPARERTVHFSGLELGRPADATERRWLPPPRPDVAPPLRPQPEPGGGVGVGARGSDVTERPRVPRSSSRLEPQDLRSQPASALICGAMEALGPGGNRASPASSTSGLDLRHLSMRGDSAYSSFSAASSGPEPRTPSPGTDLLPYLDWDYVRVVCGGLGPAPPDAALSTSPRARPAVAAHSGPQPPEVPGTLGPLNRQATPLLYALAAEAKAATRDAEPPSPPASRAAYRQRLQGAQRRVLRATSFQRKELRMSLPARLRPTVPARPPATHPRSASLSHPGGEGEPARSRAPAPGTAGRGPLANQQRKWCFSEPGKLDSVGRGGGPAGECLGEACCSSGLPGPEPLEFQHPALAKFDHQVGWLPETQPQGSTDPDSGSLKLGDAYGPASRSRSASGEVLGSWGGSEGTIPIVQAVPQGAETPRPLFQTKFSRFLPQKEAAVVYPAEVPQSSPADGEQRVSETCIVHARLPSLPDEVFLEEAPLVRMRSPPDPHASQGPPASVHASDQQYGTGLGQRTGQAAVPPEYPLHECPGTAGADDCWQGVNGSVGISRPTSHIPTGTANDNISTVDPTGLTTNPPTAAESDLLKPLPADALGLSGNDTPGPPHKTALDRGTGQPGSRPPWPSQCLGELVQELARLDPSLLDPLASQPSPEPPLGLLDGLIPLAEVRAAMLPACGEAGEEAASTFEPGSYQFSFTQLPPAPQEESRLENPATHPVPDQPCGQGLLAPNNSIQGKKVELAALLQKMLQDLHTEQERLQGEAQAWARRQAALEAAVRQACAPRELERFSRFMADLERVLGLLLLLGSRLARVRRALARAASASDPDEQASLLQRLRLLQRQEEDAKELKDHVARRERAVREVLVRALPVEELRAYCALLAGKAAVLAQQRSLDERIRLLQDQLDAIRDDLGHHSPSPSPARPPGTCPPVQPPFPLLLT; encoded by the exons atggaaagaaatgggaCAGGAACAGGACACAAGAGTCCATGGTGGGAGTCAAAGAGCTGGAAGCGTTTTGGAAATGGGGGTCTGGGGGAAGAGTTGATCAAGGGGCGAGTTACTCAGCAGGTGGGAGGCACGAGGCCCTGGCAGCTCTGTTTTCTTGGCTGGGCTCGGAGAGGAAAGCTGGTAGCAGTCAGGCAACTGAGGGCCCGCCCCGGACCTCCCTACCGAGGGAGGTGTCAGGCCCCCAGGGACCCGGCCCCCTCAGCATCACGGGTGCTGAGGATGCGCTGGAGGCCGGTGGGCGGTCGCGGTAGTCGCCCTCCCAACCCCTCGCTCAGGTTTCTCCGGCCTAGGGCAAGAGGCCACCCCGCGCGGGAACGCACTGTCCACTTCTCAGGTCTGGAACTGGGCCGGCCTGCGGACGCTACCGAGAGGCGGTGGCTCCCGCCCCCTCGGCCGGACGTGGCGCCTCCCCTCCGGCCGCAGCCGGAGCCTGGAGGTGGGGTCGGAGTCGGAGCCCGGGGCTCTGATGTCACCGAGCGGCCGCGAGTGCCCAGGAGCTCGTCTCGGCTGGAGCCTCAG GACCTACGCAGCCAGCCAGCCTCAGCACTCATCTGCGGAGCCATGGAGGCGCTGGGTCCTGGGGGCAACCGCGCCTCTCCGGCCTCGTCCACTAGCGGCCTGGACCTGCGGCATCTGTCCATGCGCGGGGACTCGGCCTACAGCTCTTTCTCCGCAGCCTCCAGCGGCCCCGAGCCGCGCACGCCATCGCCAGGGACAGACCTCCTTCCTTACCTAGACTGGGACTACGTGCGCGTAGTTTGTGGCGGCCTGGGCCCCGCCCCGCCCGACGCTGCCCTTTCTACATCCCCTCGGGCCCGGCCCGCGGTCGCCGCCCACAGTGGGCCGCAGCCACCAGAGGTCCCGGGGACCCTGGGGCCACTGAACAGGCAGGCCACCCCGCTGCTGTACGCGCTGGCTGCGGAGGCGAAGGCCGCGACGCGGGATGCCGAGCCGCCCAGCCCGCCGGCCTCGAGGGCTGCCTACCGCCAGCGGCTGCAGGGCGCGCAGCGGCGAGTGCTACGGGCGACGTCGTTCCAGCGCAAGGAGCTCCGCATGAGCCTGCCTGCCCGCCTGCGACCCACTGTCCCAGCGCGGCCCCCGGCGACTCACCCGCGCTCGGCCTCGCTCAGCCACCCGGGCGGGGAGGGGGAGCCGGCGCGGTCCCGGGCTCCCGCCCCAGGAACTGCCGGCCGGGGTCCCCTAGCCAACCAGCAGAGGAAATGGTGCTTCTCGGAGCCAGGAAAGCTGGATAGTGTGGGTCGGGGCGGTGGGCCGGCGGGGGAATGCCTGGGTGAGGCCTGCTGCAGCTCTGGCCTCCCGGGACCTGAGCCCTTGGAGTTCCAGCATCCGGCGCTGGCTAAGTTTGATCACCAGGTCGGATGGCTGCCAGAGACGCAGCCCCAAGGCTCGACAGACCCAGACTCCGGGTCCTTGAAGCTTGGTGATGCCTACGGGCCTGCCAGTCGGAGTCGGAGCGCTTCGGGCGAAGTGTTGGGTTCCTGGGGAGGATCAGAAGGGACCATACCCATTGTCCAG GCTGTTCCCCAAGGAGCAGAAACCCCCAGACCATTGTTTCAGACCAAATTTTCTAG GTTCTTGCCTCAGAAGGAGGCTGCGGTGGTGTATCCTGCAGAGGTACCCCAGAGCAGCCCTGCTGATGGTGAGCAGAGGGTCTCAGAGACCTGCATTGTGCATGCCCGGCTCCCCTCCCTTCCTGATGAAGTGTTCCTAGAAGAGGCCCCGCTGGTCAGAATGAGATCACCACCAGACCCCCATGCCTCCCAGGGGCCCCCAGCCAG TGTCCATGCCTCTGACCAGCAGTATGGAACTGGCTTAGGCCAAAGAACTGGCCAGGCTGCAGTCCCTCCAGAGTACCCGCTCCATGAGTGTCCAGGAACTGCAGGGGCAGATGACTGCTGGCAGGGGGTGAATGGTTCTGTAGGTATTTCCAGGCCCACAAGCCACATCCCCACTGGGACTGCAAATGATAACATCTCAACTGTTGACCCCACTGGACTGACCACCAATCCCCCTACAGCTGCAGAGAGTGACCTCCTCAAACCTCTCCCAGCTGATGCCTTGGGACTTTCAGGCAATGATACTCCAGGTCCCCCTCACAAAACTGCCCTGGATAGGGGCACTGGCCAGCCTGGTTCCAGGCCCCCATGGCCCAGTCAGTGCCTCGGGGAACTGGTTCAGGAGCTGGCCAGGTTAGATCCCTCTCTACTTGACCCTCTTGcttcccagcccagcccagagccACCCCTGGGCCTGCTGGATGGGCTGATTCCTTTAGCAGAGGTCCGGGCTGCAATGCTGCCTGCCTGtggggaggctggagaggaggCTGCCAGTACTTTTGAGCCAGG GTCCTATCAGTTCAGCTTCACCCAGCTCCCGCCAGCTCCTCAGGAGGAGTCAAGGCTTGAAAACCCTGCCACCCACCCTGTGCCTGACCAGCCATGTGGCCAGGGGCTCCTTGCACCAAACAACAGCATCCAGGGCAAGAAA GTGGAGCTGGCCGCCCTCCTCCAAAAGATGCTTCAGGACCTTCACACGGAGCAGGAGCGGCTGCAGGGGGAGGCCCAAGCGTGGGCCAGGCGCCAAGCGGCtctggaggctgcagtgcgccAGGCCTGTGCCCCTCGGGAGCTGGAGCGGTTCAGCCGGTTCATGGCCGACCTAGAGCGCGTGCTtggcctcctgctgctgctgggcAGTCGCCTGGCGCGCGTGCGCCGCGCCCTGGCCCGGGCGGCCTCAGCCAGCGACCCTGATGAGCAG GCCTCCCTGCTGCAGCGCCTCCGGCTACTGCAGCGGCAGGAGGAGGACGCCAAGGAGCTGAAGGACCACGTGGCGCGGCGCGAGCGGGCGGTGCGGGAGGTGCTGGTGCGAGCTCTGCCCGTGGAGGAGCTGCGCGCCTATTGCGCCCTGCTGGCCGGCAAGGCCGCCGTCCTGGCCCAGCAGCGCAGCCTGGACGAGCGCATCCGCCTCCTTCAGGACCAACTGGACGCCATCAGGGACGACCTTGGTCATCATTCCCCGTCTCCCAGCCCAGCCCGGCCCCCAGGGACCTGTCCTCCAGTTCAGCCgcccttccctcttctccttaCCTAG
- the LOC105467164 gene encoding protein Shroom1 isoform X2, producing MEALGPGGNRASPASSTSGLDLRHLSMRGDSAYSSFSAASSGPEPRTPSPGTDLLPYLDWDYVRVVCGGLGPAPPDAALSTSPRARPAVAAHSGPQPPEVPGTLGPLNRQATPLLYALAAEAKAATRDAEPPSPPASRAAYRQRLQGAQRRVLRATSFQRKELRMSLPARLRPTVPARPPATHPRSASLSHPGGEGEPARSRAPAPGTAGRGPLANQQRKWCFSEPGKLDSVGRGGGPAGECLGEACCSSGLPGPEPLEFQHPALAKFDHQVGWLPETQPQGSTDPDSGSLKLGDAYGPASRSRSASGEVLGSWGGSEGTIPIVQAVPQGAETPRPLFQTKFSRFLPQKEAAVVYPAEVPQSSPADGEQRVSETCIVHARLPSLPDEVFLEEAPLVRMRSPPDPHASQGPPASVHASDQQYGTGLGQRTGQAAVPPEYPLHECPGTAGADDCWQGVNGSVGISRPTSHIPTGTANDNISTVDPTGLTTNPPTAAESDLLKPLPADALGLSGNDTPGPPHKTALDRGTGQPGSRPPWPSQCLGELVQELARLDPSLLDPLASQPSPEPPLGLLDGLIPLAEVRAAMLPACGEAGEEAASTFEPGSYQFSFTQLPPAPQEESRLENPATHPVPDQPCGQGLLAPNNSIQGKKVELAALLQKMLQDLHTEQERLQGEAQAWARRQAALEAAVRQACAPRELERFSRFMADLERVLGLLLLLGSRLARVRRALARAASASDPDEQASLLQRLRLLQRQEEDAKELKDHVARRERAVREVLVRALPVEELRAYCALLAGKAAVLAQQRSLDERIRLLQDQLDAIRDDLGHHSPSPSPARPPGTCPPVQPPFPLLLT from the exons ATGGAGGCGCTGGGTCCTGGGGGCAACCGCGCCTCTCCGGCCTCGTCCACTAGCGGCCTGGACCTGCGGCATCTGTCCATGCGCGGGGACTCGGCCTACAGCTCTTTCTCCGCAGCCTCCAGCGGCCCCGAGCCGCGCACGCCATCGCCAGGGACAGACCTCCTTCCTTACCTAGACTGGGACTACGTGCGCGTAGTTTGTGGCGGCCTGGGCCCCGCCCCGCCCGACGCTGCCCTTTCTACATCCCCTCGGGCCCGGCCCGCGGTCGCCGCCCACAGTGGGCCGCAGCCACCAGAGGTCCCGGGGACCCTGGGGCCACTGAACAGGCAGGCCACCCCGCTGCTGTACGCGCTGGCTGCGGAGGCGAAGGCCGCGACGCGGGATGCCGAGCCGCCCAGCCCGCCGGCCTCGAGGGCTGCCTACCGCCAGCGGCTGCAGGGCGCGCAGCGGCGAGTGCTACGGGCGACGTCGTTCCAGCGCAAGGAGCTCCGCATGAGCCTGCCTGCCCGCCTGCGACCCACTGTCCCAGCGCGGCCCCCGGCGACTCACCCGCGCTCGGCCTCGCTCAGCCACCCGGGCGGGGAGGGGGAGCCGGCGCGGTCCCGGGCTCCCGCCCCAGGAACTGCCGGCCGGGGTCCCCTAGCCAACCAGCAGAGGAAATGGTGCTTCTCGGAGCCAGGAAAGCTGGATAGTGTGGGTCGGGGCGGTGGGCCGGCGGGGGAATGCCTGGGTGAGGCCTGCTGCAGCTCTGGCCTCCCGGGACCTGAGCCCTTGGAGTTCCAGCATCCGGCGCTGGCTAAGTTTGATCACCAGGTCGGATGGCTGCCAGAGACGCAGCCCCAAGGCTCGACAGACCCAGACTCCGGGTCCTTGAAGCTTGGTGATGCCTACGGGCCTGCCAGTCGGAGTCGGAGCGCTTCGGGCGAAGTGTTGGGTTCCTGGGGAGGATCAGAAGGGACCATACCCATTGTCCAG GCTGTTCCCCAAGGAGCAGAAACCCCCAGACCATTGTTTCAGACCAAATTTTCTAG GTTCTTGCCTCAGAAGGAGGCTGCGGTGGTGTATCCTGCAGAGGTACCCCAGAGCAGCCCTGCTGATGGTGAGCAGAGGGTCTCAGAGACCTGCATTGTGCATGCCCGGCTCCCCTCCCTTCCTGATGAAGTGTTCCTAGAAGAGGCCCCGCTGGTCAGAATGAGATCACCACCAGACCCCCATGCCTCCCAGGGGCCCCCAGCCAG TGTCCATGCCTCTGACCAGCAGTATGGAACTGGCTTAGGCCAAAGAACTGGCCAGGCTGCAGTCCCTCCAGAGTACCCGCTCCATGAGTGTCCAGGAACTGCAGGGGCAGATGACTGCTGGCAGGGGGTGAATGGTTCTGTAGGTATTTCCAGGCCCACAAGCCACATCCCCACTGGGACTGCAAATGATAACATCTCAACTGTTGACCCCACTGGACTGACCACCAATCCCCCTACAGCTGCAGAGAGTGACCTCCTCAAACCTCTCCCAGCTGATGCCTTGGGACTTTCAGGCAATGATACTCCAGGTCCCCCTCACAAAACTGCCCTGGATAGGGGCACTGGCCAGCCTGGTTCCAGGCCCCCATGGCCCAGTCAGTGCCTCGGGGAACTGGTTCAGGAGCTGGCCAGGTTAGATCCCTCTCTACTTGACCCTCTTGcttcccagcccagcccagagccACCCCTGGGCCTGCTGGATGGGCTGATTCCTTTAGCAGAGGTCCGGGCTGCAATGCTGCCTGCCTGtggggaggctggagaggaggCTGCCAGTACTTTTGAGCCAGG GTCCTATCAGTTCAGCTTCACCCAGCTCCCGCCAGCTCCTCAGGAGGAGTCAAGGCTTGAAAACCCTGCCACCCACCCTGTGCCTGACCAGCCATGTGGCCAGGGGCTCCTTGCACCAAACAACAGCATCCAGGGCAAGAAA GTGGAGCTGGCCGCCCTCCTCCAAAAGATGCTTCAGGACCTTCACACGGAGCAGGAGCGGCTGCAGGGGGAGGCCCAAGCGTGGGCCAGGCGCCAAGCGGCtctggaggctgcagtgcgccAGGCCTGTGCCCCTCGGGAGCTGGAGCGGTTCAGCCGGTTCATGGCCGACCTAGAGCGCGTGCTtggcctcctgctgctgctgggcAGTCGCCTGGCGCGCGTGCGCCGCGCCCTGGCCCGGGCGGCCTCAGCCAGCGACCCTGATGAGCAG GCCTCCCTGCTGCAGCGCCTCCGGCTACTGCAGCGGCAGGAGGAGGACGCCAAGGAGCTGAAGGACCACGTGGCGCGGCGCGAGCGGGCGGTGCGGGAGGTGCTGGTGCGAGCTCTGCCCGTGGAGGAGCTGCGCGCCTATTGCGCCCTGCTGGCCGGCAAGGCCGCCGTCCTGGCCCAGCAGCGCAGCCTGGACGAGCGCATCCGCCTCCTTCAGGACCAACTGGACGCCATCAGGGACGACCTTGGTCATCATTCCCCGTCTCCCAGCCCAGCCCGGCCCCCAGGGACCTGTCCTCCAGTTCAGCCgcccttccctcttctccttaCCTAG
- the LOC105467165 gene encoding ankyrin repeat domain-containing protein SOWAHA encodes MALAAAAAAAAAGVSQAAVLGFLQEHGGKVRNSELLSRFKPLLDAGDPRGRAARRDRFKQFVNNVAVVKELDGVKFVVLRKKPRPPEPEPAPFGPQGAAAQPSKPTVVLPGDASAPGAPPLVPVPRPVEPPGDPGPLTETQDTPRGPASEPAQPARERSADPPLPALELAQAPEGPSADAAPPPRASSEAASPCSDPPDPEPGPGAAKGPSQQKPCMLPVRCVPAAATLRIRAEEQGLRRQLSEEPSPRSSPLLLRRLSVEESGLGLGLGPGRSPHLRRLSRAGPRLLSPDAEEVPAAPPPSAVPLEPSEHEWLVRTAGGRWTHQLHGLLLRDRGLAAKRDFMSGFTALHWAAKSGDGEMALQLVEVARRTGAPVDVNARSHGGYTPLHLAALHGHEDAAVLLVVRLGAQVNVRDHSGRRAYHYLRPGSSYALRRLLGDPGLRSTTEPDATGGGSGSLAARRPVQVAATILSSTTSAFLGVLADDLMLQDLARGLKKSSSFSKFLSASPMAPRKKTKIRGGLPAFSEISRRPTPGPLAGLVPSLPPTT; translated from the coding sequence ATGGCCctggccgccgccgccgccgctgcggCCGCCGGGGTGAGCCAGGCAGCGGTGCTGGGCTTCCTGCAGGAGCACGGCGGGAAGGTGCGCAACTCTGAGCTGTTGAGCCGCTTCAAGCCACTGCTCGATGCGGGCGACCCGCGGGGCCGCGCCGCCCGCAGGGACCGCTTTAAGCAGTTCGTCAACAACGTGGCGGTAGTGAAGGAGCTCGACGGCGTCAAGTTCGTGGTGCTGAGGAAGAAGCCGCGGCCCCCAGAGCCCGAGCCCGCGCCCTTCGGCCCCCAGGGGGCAGCGGCCCAGCCGTCGAAGCCCACTGTGGTCTTGCCAGGCGACGCCTCTGCCCCGGGAGCTCCGCCCTTGGTCCCGGTGCCGCGGCCGGTGGAGCCGCCGGGGGACCCGGGTCCGCTAACAGAGACACAGGACACTCCGCGGGGTCCGGCCTCCGAGCCCGCTCAGCCGGCCCGGGAGCGGTCCGCCGACCCACCGCTTCCAGCCCTCGAGCTAGCCCAGGCCCCCGAGGGACCCTCCGCAGACGCGGCCCCACCGCCTAGGGCCTCTTCTGAGGCGGCCTCGCCCTGCTCTGATCCGCCAGACCCGGAGCCCGGGCCCGGGGCAGCGAAAGGGCCGTCGCAGCAGAAACCCTGTATGCTGCCCGTGCGCTGCGTCCCGGCCGCCGCCACGCTCCGCATCCGGGCGGAGGAACAGGGCCTGCGCCGGCAGCTGTCGGAGGAGCCGAGCCCGCGGAGCTCCCCTCTGCTGCTGAGGCGGCTGTCGGTGGAAGAGTCCGGTCTGGGCCTCGGCCTGGGGCCGGGCCGCTCCCCGCACCTGAGGCGCCTGTCGCGCGCCGGCCCGCGTCTGCTGAGCCCCGACGCCGAGGAGGTGCCCGCCGCGCCGCCGCCGTCCGCCGTGCCCCTGGAACCGTCAGAGCACGAGTGGCTCGTGCGGACGGCCGGGGGCCGCTGGACCCACCAGCTGCACGGGCTGCTGCTGCGCGACCGTGGCCTGGCGGCCAAGCGCGACTTCATGTCTGGCTTCACGGCCCTGCATTGGGCCGCCAAGAGCGGCGACGGCGAGATGGCGCTGCAGCTGGTGGAGGTAGCGCGGCGCACTGGCGCGCCAGTCGACGTGAACGCGCGCTCCCACGGCGGTTACACGCCGCTGCACCTGGCTGCGCTGCACGGCCACGAGGACGCCGCTGTGCTGCTGGTGGTGCGCTTGGGTGCCCAGGTGAACGTGCGTGACCACAGCGGGCGTCGCGCCTACCATTACCTGCGGCCTGGCTCCTCGTACGCGTTGCGCCGCCTTCTTGGCGATCCAGGCCTGCGAAGCACCACGGAGCCAGACGCGACCGGTGGTGGAAGTGGCAGTCTTGCTGCCAGGCGCCCGGTGCAGGTGGCCGCCACCATCCTCAGTTCCACCACCAGTGCATTTTTGGGCGTCCTGGCCGACGACCTCATGCTCCAGGACCTGGCCCGAGGCTTGAAGAAGTCGAGCTCCTTCAGTAAGTTCTTGAGCGCGTCGCCCATGGCTCCACGTAAAAAGACAAAGATCCGCGGTGGTCTGCCAGCCTTCTCAGAAATCTCTCGTCGACCTACTCCGGGGCCTTTAGCTGGTCTAGTGCCCAGTTTGCCTCCAACAACCTGA